The following are encoded in a window of Thermoleophilaceae bacterium genomic DNA:
- a CDS encoding heavy metal translocating P-type ATPase — protein sequence MPARVRTALVEDRARILAAVAAFAIAVGGILHLAGEPNAGDQVWRAAVALLAAELAYEVARTVVVEHHLGVDTIALVAMLGALALDELLAGAVIGLMFSGGEALEAAASKRARRELTALVQRAPKTARKHVDSQLVEVDVDEVQVGDVVLVRTGEVIPVDGTVVSHEAVVDTSTLTGEPLPVTLAAGMDVLGGTANAGAPFDVRAGRPAAESAYAALVRLVEQAQAQRAPFVRMADRYAGFFLPVTLIMAGAAWAVSGDPVRALAVVVVATPCPLILAAPIALVSGVSRAARAGVLVKGAGAIETLGEARTVLFDKTGTLTVGTPDVREILTTNGIPAGEVLRLAASVDRMSAHVLGEALVRAAGEAELPLSLPSEVREDPGQGIAGTVDSRRVVVGSRDFLRDAGYSAEEVAAAGILGTRGSGEARVMVGVDGRVAGVIVMADEPRPDADRIVDRLRAEGVRHVAMVSGDRRSVAERIGRELHVDRVYAEQSPEDKLEVVRRLREDHELGPVVMVGDGVNDAPALAIADLGIAMGVAGATVSSETADAVITVDRIDRVADAIHTGRRSLHIARQSVLAGMTISIAAMFVAAAGYLAPVAGALFQEVVDLAVILNALRALRG from the coding sequence GTGCCTGCACGAGTACGCACAGCGCTCGTGGAGGACCGGGCGCGAATTCTCGCCGCGGTGGCGGCGTTCGCAATCGCGGTCGGCGGCATCCTGCATCTCGCGGGCGAGCCGAACGCGGGGGACCAGGTATGGCGCGCCGCTGTGGCGCTGCTCGCGGCGGAGCTGGCGTATGAGGTCGCCAGGACGGTCGTGGTCGAGCACCACCTCGGGGTCGACACGATCGCCCTCGTGGCGATGCTCGGCGCGCTGGCGCTCGACGAGCTGCTCGCCGGTGCGGTGATCGGGCTCATGTTCTCCGGCGGGGAGGCCCTCGAGGCAGCAGCGTCGAAGCGCGCGCGGCGTGAGCTCACAGCGCTCGTTCAGCGCGCGCCGAAGACGGCTCGGAAGCATGTGGACTCACAGCTCGTCGAGGTGGACGTGGACGAGGTCCAGGTCGGCGACGTGGTGCTCGTGCGCACCGGTGAGGTGATCCCGGTGGACGGCACGGTGGTGAGCCACGAGGCGGTGGTGGACACGAGCACGCTCACCGGCGAGCCGCTTCCGGTCACGCTCGCGGCGGGGATGGACGTGCTCGGCGGCACGGCCAACGCGGGGGCGCCCTTCGACGTTCGCGCGGGCCGTCCGGCCGCCGAGAGCGCCTATGCCGCGCTCGTCCGGCTTGTGGAGCAGGCTCAGGCGCAGCGCGCGCCGTTCGTTCGGATGGCGGACCGCTACGCGGGCTTCTTCCTGCCCGTCACCCTGATCATGGCGGGCGCCGCGTGGGCAGTCAGCGGCGACCCGGTGCGCGCGCTCGCCGTGGTGGTGGTGGCCACGCCGTGCCCGCTGATCCTCGCCGCGCCGATCGCGCTCGTGTCCGGTGTTTCGCGCGCGGCCCGGGCTGGTGTGCTGGTGAAGGGCGCCGGGGCCATCGAGACGCTGGGCGAGGCGCGGACGGTGCTCTTCGACAAGACGGGCACGCTCACGGTCGGCACCCCCGACGTACGCGAGATCCTCACCACCAATGGCATTCCCGCCGGCGAGGTGCTGAGGCTCGCCGCGTCCGTCGACCGAATGTCCGCCCACGTGCTCGGCGAGGCGCTCGTGCGTGCCGCAGGCGAGGCGGAGCTGCCTCTGAGCCTTCCGAGCGAGGTGCGTGAGGATCCGGGTCAGGGCATCGCCGGCACCGTGGACTCGCGGCGCGTGGTGGTGGGCAGCAGGGACTTCCTTCGGGACGCCGGGTACTCCGCCGAGGAGGTGGCGGCCGCCGGCATTCTCGGCACCCGCGGTTCGGGCGAGGCCCGCGTGATGGTGGGCGTCGACGGGCGGGTGGCGGGCGTGATCGTGATGGCGGACGAGCCGCGCCCGGATGCCGACCGGATCGTGGATCGCCTGCGTGCCGAGGGCGTGCGGCACGTGGCGATGGTGTCGGGCGACCGCCGCTCAGTTGCCGAGCGAATCGGACGCGAGCTGCATGTGGACCGCGTGTACGCGGAGCAGTCGCCGGAGGACAAGCTGGAGGTGGTGCGCCGCCTGCGCGAGGACCACGAGCTGGGTCCGGTGGTGATGGTGGGGGACGGGGTGAACGACGCGCCCGCGCTCGCGATCGCCGACCTCGGCATCGCGATGGGAGTGGCGGGCGCCACCGTCTCCTCGGAAACCGCCGATGCGGTGATCACCGTGGACAGGATTGATCGCGTGGCCGACGCGATCCACACGGGACGCCGTTCGCTGCACATCGCCCGCCAGAGCGTGCTCGCCGGGATGACGATCAGCATCGCGGCGATGTTCGTCGCGGCCGCCGGTTACCTGGCGCCTGTGGCGGGCGCCCTATTCCAAGAGGTCGTCGACCTCGCCGTGATCCTCAACGCGCTGCGGGCCCTCCGCGGCTAG
- a CDS encoding DUF779 domain-containing protein has translation MSGRVTATEAAIETIRRLEAEHGPVAFFQSGGCCDGSSPMCLRQDEMPPGPNDVLLGEIEGVPFYIDAEQDDRWHHPTIVVDVAQGASDTLSLEGPGGVHFVARDG, from the coding sequence ATGAGCGGACGTGTAACGGCCACCGAGGCGGCGATCGAAACGATTCGCCGCCTCGAGGCCGAGCACGGACCGGTGGCGTTCTTCCAGTCGGGGGGCTGCTGTGACGGCAGCTCCCCGATGTGCCTCCGACAGGACGAGATGCCGCCGGGCCCGAACGACGTGCTGCTTGGGGAGATCGAGGGCGTGCCCTTCTACATCGACGCCGAGCAGGACGACCGCTGGCACCATCCCACGATCGTGGTGGATGTCGCGCAGGGCGCCTCCGACACCCTCTCGCTGGAGGGCCCCGGAGGCGTCCACTTTGTGGCGCGCGACGGCTAG
- a CDS encoding aldehyde dehydrogenase family protein, with translation MATMAETATTYAAPGRAGSPVDLKPRYENFIAGRWMPPSTSQYHENLSPVTGQPFCEVPRSTADDIELALDAAHAAKEAWGEASLAERAAVLNAIADAIDEHKEMLAVAETWENGKPVRETLAADIPLAADHFRYFAGAIRAEEGSIAEIDKDTVAYHFREPLGVVGQIIPFNFPLLMAAWKIAPALAGGNCTVVKPASPTPWSILKLCELIQDVVPAGVINVVNGPGAEIGRALASNKRIAKVAFTGETVTGRLIMQYAAQNIIPSTTELGGKSPNIFFEDVMAADDDFLDKTIEGLVLYAFNKGEVCTCPSRALVQESIYEEFIERVLPRIEAIKGGHPLDISTQIGPQVSAAQLEKIESYVQIGRDEGAEVLIGGERWHHDGELEGGYYYKPTVLKGTNDMRVFQEEIFGPVLALTTFKDEAEALEIANDTTYGLGAGVWSRDGSRAYRMGRGIKAGRVWTNCYHLYPAHAAFGGYKQSGVGRETHKMMLDHYTQTKCLLVSYDPKPLGFF, from the coding sequence ATGGCAACCATGGCTGAGACTGCCACCACTTACGCGGCGCCGGGCCGCGCCGGCAGCCCCGTGGACCTCAAGCCGCGCTATGAGAACTTCATCGCGGGGCGCTGGATGCCACCGAGCACCAGCCAGTACCACGAGAACCTGAGCCCGGTAACCGGTCAGCCGTTCTGCGAGGTTCCTCGCTCGACGGCGGACGACATCGAGTTGGCGCTCGACGCCGCACACGCGGCCAAGGAGGCATGGGGCGAGGCATCGCTAGCCGAGCGCGCAGCCGTGCTGAACGCAATCGCCGACGCGATCGACGAGCACAAGGAGATGCTCGCCGTCGCAGAGACCTGGGAGAACGGCAAGCCCGTCCGTGAGACGCTCGCCGCCGACATCCCGCTGGCCGCCGATCACTTCCGCTACTTCGCGGGCGCGATCCGCGCCGAGGAGGGGTCGATCGCGGAGATCGACAAGGACACCGTGGCCTACCACTTCCGCGAACCGCTGGGCGTGGTGGGTCAGATCATCCCGTTCAACTTCCCGCTGCTGATGGCCGCGTGGAAGATCGCTCCGGCGCTCGCCGGCGGCAACTGCACGGTGGTGAAGCCCGCGAGCCCGACCCCGTGGTCGATTCTCAAGCTCTGCGAGCTGATCCAGGACGTCGTGCCCGCCGGCGTGATCAACGTCGTGAACGGCCCGGGTGCCGAGATCGGCCGCGCGCTTGCGTCGAACAAGCGGATCGCGAAGGTCGCGTTCACAGGCGAGACCGTCACCGGCCGCCTGATCATGCAGTACGCGGCGCAGAACATCATCCCCTCGACGACGGAGCTCGGCGGCAAGTCGCCGAACATCTTCTTCGAGGACGTGATGGCCGCCGACGACGACTTCCTCGACAAGACGATCGAGGGGCTCGTGCTCTACGCCTTCAACAAGGGCGAGGTGTGCACGTGTCCGTCCCGCGCCCTGGTGCAGGAGTCGATCTACGAGGAGTTCATCGAGAGAGTGCTCCCGCGGATCGAGGCGATCAAGGGCGGTCACCCGCTCGACATCTCCACGCAGATCGGGCCGCAGGTGTCGGCCGCGCAGCTCGAGAAGATCGAGAGCTACGTGCAGATCGGCCGCGACGAGGGCGCCGAGGTGCTCATCGGCGGCGAGCGCTGGCATCACGACGGCGAGCTCGAGGGCGGCTACTACTACAAGCCCACCGTGCTGAAGGGCACGAACGACATGCGGGTGTTCCAGGAGGAGATCTTCGGACCCGTGCTTGCGCTCACCACCTTCAAGGACGAGGCGGAGGCGCTCGAGATCGCGAACGACACGACGTACGGCCTCGGGGCCGGCGTGTGGTCGCGGGACGGCAGCCGTGCCTACCGGATGGGCCGCGGCATCAAGGCAGGTCGGGTGTGGACCAACTGCTACCACCTCTATCCGGCGCACGCGGCGTTCGGCGGGTACAAGCAGTCCGGCGTCGGTCGGGAGACGCACAAGATGATGCTCGACCACTACACGCAGACCAAGTGCCTGCTCGTGAGCTACGACCCGAAGCCGCTCGGCTTCTTCTAG
- a CDS encoding glycosyltransferase, with product MTAVIGGRARRGRPKILFLACHLPFPPLSGGRLRELELIKRIARECSVTLMVVSKTFEEDAANRHELERYCERVEVFPAEPLPSRPLESGEPFHVQRHRCAALGEAVARALQSDRFDLVHVEGFYLMQHVPEEVDVPVLLVEQNVEYDLDRQRARRGIRDMRTQRAEVEAWRRASLLSVLTHEDHDIVLSAFPDAVVRLVPDGADHLPLRSAGEPKAPRPENPLLTFIANFGYAPNADAASYLCGEILPRVRARVPEVKLWLVGTDPPAEVRALAGAGVRVTGRVPEIAPYIDVADVVVCPLARRWRREGEGDRGAAAGQMHRHFEHRRAGPGWGGARH from the coding sequence GTGACCGCTGTCATCGGTGGGCGCGCTCGACGCGGGCGGCCCAAGATCCTGTTCCTGGCGTGCCATCTGCCTTTTCCACCTCTGAGCGGCGGCCGGCTGCGCGAGCTCGAGTTGATCAAGCGCATCGCGCGCGAATGCAGCGTCACGCTGATGGTCGTGTCGAAGACCTTCGAGGAGGACGCGGCCAACCGGCACGAGCTGGAGCGCTACTGCGAGCGAGTGGAAGTCTTCCCTGCGGAGCCTCTTCCCTCGCGGCCGCTCGAGTCCGGCGAGCCGTTTCACGTCCAGCGCCACCGCTGTGCGGCTCTCGGAGAGGCGGTGGCGAGGGCTCTCCAGAGCGACCGCTTCGACCTCGTGCACGTGGAGGGCTTCTACCTGATGCAGCACGTTCCGGAGGAGGTGGATGTGCCGGTGCTGCTCGTCGAGCAGAACGTCGAGTACGACCTCGACCGGCAGCGCGCCCGCCGCGGCATCCGCGACATGCGGACGCAGCGTGCGGAGGTCGAGGCCTGGCGGCGCGCGTCGCTCCTCAGCGTCCTCACACACGAGGACCACGACATCGTTCTCTCGGCATTCCCGGACGCCGTCGTGAGGCTCGTGCCCGATGGCGCCGACCACCTGCCGCTGCGTTCGGCCGGGGAACCGAAAGCGCCGCGCCCGGAGAACCCTCTGCTCACGTTCATCGCGAACTTCGGCTACGCGCCGAACGCGGATGCCGCGAGTTACCTCTGCGGGGAGATCCTGCCGCGCGTGCGGGCGCGTGTACCGGAGGTGAAGCTGTGGCTCGTGGGCACCGACCCGCCGGCCGAGGTGCGGGCACTCGCGGGCGCCGGCGTGCGGGTGACCGGTCGTGTGCCGGAGATCGCGCCGTACATCGACGTCGCGGACGTGGTGGTGTGCCCGCTGGCGCGTCGGTGGCGGCGTGAAGGTGAAGGCGATCGAGGCGCTGCGGCGGGGCAAATGCATCGTCACTTCGAGCATCGGCGCGCAGGGCCTGGGTGGGGCGGCGCGCGGCATTGA
- a CDS encoding DoxX family protein, with translation MHIVYLAVTILAAAAYSYAACLNFVGAESVKVVADAVEVSEKWMVPFGTLLASGAIGLLVGLAVPGLGTAAAIGLVVYFICALGAHLRVRDPQVGGAVSFLVLAVAALIAGLGYHHHL, from the coding sequence ATGCACATCGTTTACCTCGCAGTCACCATCCTGGCGGCGGCTGCCTACAGCTACGCCGCATGCCTGAACTTCGTCGGTGCCGAGTCGGTCAAGGTCGTCGCGGACGCAGTGGAGGTGTCTGAGAAGTGGATGGTGCCGTTCGGAACGCTGTTGGCCTCGGGCGCGATCGGGCTCCTCGTGGGCCTCGCTGTGCCCGGGCTCGGCACCGCGGCCGCGATCGGCCTGGTCGTCTACTTCATCTGTGCCCTCGGTGCGCATCTCCGGGTACGCGACCCTCAGGTTGGCGGAGCGGTCAGCTTCCTGGTTCTGGCGGTCGCCGCCCTGATCGCGGGTCTCGGATACCACCATCACTTGTGA
- a CDS encoding sigma-70 family RNA polymerase sigma factor, translated as MDEREWLTDRFEDHRSHLRAVAYRMLGSVSEADDALQEAWLRIRDQDPAGVNNMQAWLTTIVGRICLNMLRSRGSRREELTAHVPDPVVEFGERGDPEREALLADSVGLAMLVVLDALTPAERLAFVMHDVFAVPFAQIATMLDRSEPATQQLASRARRRIQGSPQPDADLARQREVVGAFFAAARDGNFDALVAVLDPDVELRIDGGVLREEATVVLRGAAAVAGHTATYSKLYPFVRPALVNGAAGAVVAPHGQPFSVMAFTVTNGRITRIDALLDPERLARLGIRIPPGGRLGETAETQNGG; from the coding sequence ATGGATGAGCGCGAATGGCTCACAGACCGCTTCGAAGACCACCGATCGCACCTGCGCGCGGTCGCCTACCGCATGCTCGGGTCGGTGAGCGAAGCCGACGATGCCCTTCAGGAGGCCTGGCTTCGCATCCGTGATCAAGATCCCGCCGGCGTCAACAACATGCAGGCCTGGCTGACGACGATCGTGGGCCGGATCTGCCTGAACATGCTGCGCTCGCGTGGCTCGCGACGCGAGGAGCTCACCGCCCACGTGCCGGACCCGGTCGTGGAGTTTGGGGAGAGGGGCGACCCGGAACGCGAGGCGCTGCTCGCCGACTCCGTCGGCCTGGCGATGCTCGTGGTGCTCGACGCCCTGACGCCTGCCGAGCGGCTCGCGTTCGTGATGCATGACGTGTTTGCCGTGCCGTTCGCGCAAATCGCAACGATGCTGGATCGCTCAGAACCAGCCACCCAGCAGCTCGCCAGCCGTGCCAGGCGGCGCATTCAAGGATCACCCCAGCCGGATGCGGATCTGGCGCGACAGCGGGAGGTGGTCGGCGCGTTCTTCGCCGCGGCGCGCGATGGGAACTTCGACGCTCTCGTAGCGGTGCTCGACCCAGATGTGGAGCTGCGCATCGACGGCGGCGTGCTGCGCGAGGAAGCCACGGTCGTTCTTCGCGGCGCCGCAGCCGTGGCGGGCCACACCGCCACCTACTCCAAGCTCTATCCGTTCGTCAGGCCGGCGCTCGTCAACGGTGCCGCCGGCGCCGTGGTGGCCCCGCACGGACAGCCCTTCTCGGTTATGGCGTTCACCGTTACGAACGGAAGGATCACTCGGATCGACGCTCTTCTCGACCCCGAGCGTCTCGCCCGCCTCGGAATCAGGATCCCGCCCGGCGGGCGCCTCGGAGAGACAGCCGAGACACAGAACGGAGGATGA
- a CDS encoding nuclear transport factor 2 family protein yields MHEFRTAIEQARASGEVDGLMALLAEDVVFRSPVVYAPYKGRAAVEPLLRAVVRVFDDFEFTRMIGEPGAADHACVFHGWIGDREVEGCDFLHTGHNGLIDEFYVMVRPISAAMALAQAITNQLVLEQSEKAA; encoded by the coding sequence ATGCACGAATTCCGGACGGCAATCGAGCAGGCACGCGCGAGCGGAGAGGTCGACGGACTGATGGCCCTACTGGCCGAAGACGTCGTCTTCCGCAGCCCAGTCGTGTACGCCCCATACAAAGGGCGCGCTGCCGTGGAGCCGCTCCTGCGCGCTGTGGTCCGCGTATTCGACGATTTCGAGTTCACGCGCATGATCGGGGAGCCAGGTGCCGCCGACCACGCATGCGTTTTCCACGGCTGGATCGGCGACCGAGAGGTGGAGGGGTGCGATTTCCTGCACACCGGCCACAACGGGCTGATCGATGAGTTCTACGTAATGGTGCGGCCCATCTCGGCAGCGATGGCGCTCGCGCAGGCCATCACGAACCAGCTGGTGCTCGAGCAGAGCGAAAAAGCCGCCTGA
- the lexA gene encoding transcriptional repressor LexA, with the protein MVELSLTKRQQEIFDFIKRYSADHGYPPTVRDIGKAIGLTSSSTVHAHLANLEKLGALRRDPTKPRAMEILDRAKNAVIPAGLPLVGRVAAGQPLLAEENIEDYVEVPQIAGGDEGEYVLKVQGDSMKDAGILEGDYVVVHTTETARNGEIVVALLGEEATVKRFFKERDHVRLQPENDALEPIRTRDVQVLGRVVGVFRRVT; encoded by the coding sequence ATGGTCGAGTTGAGCCTCACGAAGCGTCAGCAGGAGATCTTCGACTTCATCAAGCGCTACTCCGCCGATCACGGCTATCCGCCCACCGTGCGGGACATTGGCAAGGCGATCGGACTCACGTCTTCTTCGACCGTTCACGCGCACCTGGCGAACCTGGAGAAGCTGGGTGCGCTGCGGCGCGATCCCACCAAGCCGCGCGCGATGGAGATCCTCGACAGGGCGAAGAACGCCGTCATTCCGGCGGGGCTGCCACTGGTCGGCCGCGTGGCCGCGGGCCAACCGCTTCTCGCCGAGGAGAACATCGAGGACTACGTCGAGGTGCCGCAGATCGCCGGTGGCGACGAGGGCGAGTACGTCCTCAAGGTGCAGGGCGACTCCATGAAGGACGCAGGCATCCTCGAGGGCGACTACGTCGTCGTCCACACCACGGAGACCGCGCGCAATGGCGAGATCGTCGTCGCGCTGCTGGGTGAGGAGGCGACGGTCAAGCGCTTCTTCAAGGAAAGGGACCACGTCCGGCTGCAGCCGGAGAACGATGCCCTCGAGCCGATAAGGACGCGCGACGTCCAGGTGCTCGGGCGCGTGGTCGGAGTCTTCAGGAGGGTCACATGA
- a CDS encoding SRPBCC family protein encodes MTMQTTDLTVRKSISVEVPQERAFDVFTAGFDKWWPRSHRIGEAEMAEAILECREGGRAYERGVDGSECEWGRVLVFDRPDRVVVSWHLQGDWKYDPDPAKASEYEARFIPQGDNRTLVEFEHRNLERHGAGAATIAESVGSDGGWGGLLKMFKEEAEASS; translated from the coding sequence ATGACCATGCAGACCACGGACCTGACCGTCCGCAAGAGCATCAGCGTCGAAGTGCCGCAGGAGCGCGCATTCGATGTGTTCACCGCGGGCTTCGACAAGTGGTGGCCGCGCAGCCATCGCATCGGCGAGGCGGAGATGGCGGAGGCCATCTTGGAGTGCCGCGAGGGCGGCCGCGCCTACGAGCGCGGCGTGGACGGAAGCGAGTGCGAGTGGGGCCGCGTGCTCGTGTTCGATCGTCCCGACCGCGTTGTCGTCTCCTGGCACCTCCAGGGGGACTGGAAGTACGACCCCGACCCGGCGAAGGCGAGCGAGTACGAAGCCCGCTTCATCCCTCAGGGCGACAACCGCACGCTCGTGGAGTTCGAGCACCGCAACCTCGAGCGCCACGGCGCAGGGGCGGCCACGATCGCCGAGTCGGTGGGCAGCGACGGCGGCTGGGGTGGGCTCTTGAAGATGTTCAAGGAGGAGGCGGAGGCTTCAAGCTGA
- a CDS encoding metalloregulator ArsR/SmtB family transcription factor, whose amino-acid sequence MLTYQANGMNALGDPTRRAIFERLAEGPRPVGELAKDLPVSRPAVSQHLKVLKEAGLVTDRQVGNRRLYQLDPRGIGALRAYLDQFWNQALAAFKEVAEQTDEEVS is encoded by the coding sequence GTGTTGACTTACCAAGCGAACGGGATGAACGCGTTGGGCGACCCCACGCGGCGGGCGATCTTCGAGCGCCTCGCCGAGGGGCCGCGCCCGGTGGGCGAGCTGGCGAAGGACCTGCCGGTGTCGCGGCCGGCCGTGTCCCAGCACCTGAAGGTGCTGAAGGAGGCGGGTCTCGTGACGGATCGGCAGGTGGGCAACCGCCGCCTGTACCAGCTCGACCCGCGCGGCATCGGCGCCCTACGCGCGTATCTCGACCAGTTCTGGAATCAGGCTCTGGCCGCCTTCAAGGAGGTCGCCGAGCAGACCGACGAGGAGGTCTCATGA